The Amycolatopsis sp. NBC_01480 genome segment GGTCGCCCGCCTCGGCGAGCGCGGTGAACGTCAGGAACTCCGCGGCCTGCCCGCTGGCCGTCGCGACGCCGCCGATCGCGCCCTCGAGACTGGCGATCCGCTCCTCGAACGCCGCCACGGTCGGATTCCCGATGCGGCTGTAGACGTTCCCGTACTTCTGCAGCGCGAACAGGTTGGCGGCGTCGGCCGCGTCCTCGAACACGAAGCTGGTCGTCTGGTAGATCGGCACGGCGCGGGCGCCGGTCGCGGGGTCGGGCGTGCCGCCCGCGTGCAGGGCACGGGTGCGGAAGCCCCAGGTGCGTTCACTCATCGCCGGCCACGCTACCCACGTCGCCGCGGCGGGGCCATCCTTCCCGCAGGGTGACCAGGACCGATTCGATCCCCCTAGCCCAGTGCCGCACGAAGCCGCGCTTCGCGTTCTTCGGGCTTCTGACGCGGGCAGCTGACGCACTTCGGGTTGCCCGCTTCGTAGATCAGGCAGCACGACACGCGCTTCACGGCGAGCGTCCGTCCGACAGTCACGTAGCGAGGACGCGGCAAGCCCAGCCCGATGGACGCCACGATCTCCTCCGCGCGTTCCGGCGCCGAAGCCCACAGAAGCCGGTTCGCGATCGAGTCCGTCGCGATGGCGCCCAGCGCCCGGGGATTCGCGGAGGTGACCGAGGCGATCGTCGTGATGGCTGTGCCGAGCGAAGCGGCGAACGCCGGGCCGAGCGGGCCTCGAAGCGGCCGGAGTGAGCGGGCGCCGAGGAACCGGCCGTCCGGCGTCAGGTCCAGCTCCACGGCGTCGAGCGACGGGTCGAGCACGTCCGCGGCGAGAGACTCCAGCGTCGGCGCCACCAGTACCGACGACAGCGAGTACCACCAGATCGTGCCGAGCACGTTGGCCGGCGCGGGGCCGTACAGCTTCGCTGCGCCGTCGACGCGGGCGCGCACCCACGAAGCGTCAGCCAGCAGCGAAGCGGGAGTCACGCGTCCTTCCTACGCCACACACTCACGCCGACGGCGAGCGTCACGTCGCGGCCTTCGGCGGCCAGCAGGCGGGAACGGCGGTCGTCGCGGTCGAGGTGGAAGCCGGCGGGGCCCATGGCCACGACGTCGTGCACCTGCTGGGCGGTGAACGGCGCCGTGTGCACCACGTCGGCCCGGCTGACCCGCGCGAAGTGGTCCCCGAGCGCCGTTTCCAGGCGCTCTTCCTTCCGCTCGTCCACCGACAGCACCAGGTCGCCCAGCTCGGCCAGGTGCCCGGGCAGCGGCGCGGCCACCACGAGCCGCCCGCCTGGCTCGAGCACCCGGTGGAACTCGGCGGCGTTGCGCGGGGAGAAAACGTCGAGCACCACCGACGCGACGCCGTCGCCCACCGGCCACGGCTCCCACAGGTTCCACACCGCCGCGCCGAGCCGCGGGTGCGCCCGCGCGGCCCGGCGCAGGGCGATGGCCGAGACGTCCAGCGCGAGCCCGGCGGCTTCGGGCGCCGCATCGAGCACTCGCGAGAGGTAATGGCCGGGCCCGGCGCCCGCGTCGACAATGAGTCCGGCGGTCCCCGAAACCACTCGCGAAAGCTCGTTTTCGAGGGGTGCGTACGCGCCCGAAGAAAGGAACGCGGCGCGGGCCTCGACCATCGGCGCCGTGTCGGCGGTGCCGGCCGGGATGCGCGCGTGCAACAGGTTCACGTAACCCTGTCTGGCTAGATCAAAAGAGTGGCCCGATTCGCAACGCAGCGTGCGATCCGTTAGCCCGACCGGGCGGCCGCACACCGAACACCGCAGGGCGCGCACGACCCGGGGTGGCAGTGGGTCATTTCCGGGCCGGTCGGAGGTCATGGGCCTATTCGACCACGACGTTTCGTAACCGGACACTTCAGCCCAGGCGACCGGAAACCTGCCCGTAACAAGTCCGACCCGACAGTTCACGCACGCGAAACCTCAGCTGCCGCCTCGTGAAACACCGGAGTCCAAAACTTCCCGGGCAGTAACCCAGGGCACGGGAGGACGATGTGCTGAACGCAGGAGACACCGCATGGGTATTGGCCGGCGCCGCGCTGGTCATGCTCATGACACCGGGACTGGCGTTCTTCTACGGCGGGATGGTCCGCGCGAAGAGCGTCTTGAACATGCTGATGATGAACTTCATCGCGCTGGCCGTCGTGGGGGTGTTGTGGGTCCTCTGCGGCTTCTCGATGTCGTTCGGCAACGACGCCTTCGGCGGTCTGGTCGGCAACTTCGACTTCGCGGGACTGACCGGCGCCGTCGGCAAGCTGGCCGGGCTCGCCAGTAGCGGCCCGCCCGCGGTCCCATGGCCGGGCCCGGACGCGCTGCCGGTGCTGGCGTTCGCCATGTTCCAGCTGATGTTCGCGATCATCACCCCCGCGCTGATCTCCGGCGCGATCGCCGACCGCGCGAAGTTCTGGGGCTGGACCCTGTTCGTGGTGATCTGGGTTGTCGTCGTGTACTTCCCGGTCGCGCACTGGGTGTTCTCGTTCGACGGCTTCATGGGCCCGAACGCGGCCGGCGGCTGGATCGCCAACAAGCTCAAGGCCCTCGACTTCGCCGGCGGCACCGCGGTCCACATCAACGCCGGCGCCGCGGGACTCGCACTGGCGATCGTGCTCGGCAAGCGCAAGGGCTGGCCGAAGGACACCGGGCGCCCGCACAACGTGCCGTTCGTGCTGCTCGGCGCCAGCCTGCTGTGGTTCGGCTGGTACGGCTTCAACGCCGGCTCCGCGCTGGCCGCGAACGACCTCGCCGCGGTCGCGTTCACCAACACCACCGTCGCCACCGCCGCCGCCGTGCTCGGCTGGCTCGTGGTGGAGCAGCTCAAGTTCGGCAAGCCGACCACGCTGGGCGCCGCCTCGGGCGCTGTCGCGGGTCTGGTGGCCATCACCCCGGCGTGTGGTTTCGTGAGCCCGCTCGGGGCCATCGCGATCGGCCTGATCGCCGGCCTGCTGTGCGCGCTGGCGGTTTCGCTCAAGTTCCGCTTCGGCTTCGACGACTCGCTGGACGTGGTGGGCGTTCACCTGGTCGGCGGCCTGGTCGGCACGCTCCTGATCGGCTTCTTCGCCACCACCAGCGTCAACTCCGCCGGAGCCGACGGCCTGTTCTACGGCGGCGGGTTCACCCAGCTGGGCCGCCAGGCCATCGCCGCGCTGGCGGTGCTCGCGTACTCGTTCATCCTTACCCTGATCATCGGCTTCATCATCAAGAAGGCCGGCGGCTTCCGGGTCAGCACGGAGGACGAGGTCAGTGGCATCGACGAGGCGCAGCACGCGGAAAGCGCCTACGACTTCAGCGGGATGGGCGGCGGCTTCGGCGCCGGCTCGGGCATCCCGGCGAAGACCGCCACGGGCAACGCGGCCACGAAACTCGAGGAGACGAAGGCATGAAGCTGATCACTGCGATCGTCAAGCCGTTCACGCTCGACGACGTCCGCTCGTCGCTGGAGCAGCTGGGCGTGCTCGGCATGACGGTCACCGAGGTGCAGGGCTACGGCCGGCAGAAAGGCCACACCGAGGTCTACCGCGGCGCGGAGTACTCGGTGGACTTCGTGGCCAAGATCAAGGTCGAGGTCGTGACCGACGACGCGGGCGTGGAGAAGGTCCTCGACGCGATCACCACCGCCGCGCACACCGGCAAGATCGGTGATGGCAAGGTGTGGGTGACGCCGGTCGAGACCGTGATCCGGGTACGGACCGGCGAGCGCGGCACGGACGCGCTATAGGCGCGAGGACACATGTCGCACGGGGGTGAGCTGGCCCAGGCCACCGAGCGGTTGCTCGAGGGCAGGCACGGCCGGCTGGGGGCGTCCGCACTGCGGGCGGCCCTGGTCGACCTCTACGAATTCTGGCTCGGGAAGGGGGCCTCGGCGGCCGGCGTGGACACCGCGGAACCGGGTGTCGCGCTGGTCGCCGTAGGCGGTCTCGGGCGGCGGGAGCTGGTGCCGTTCTCCGATCTCGACCTGGTGCTCGTGCACAACGGGAACTCGCGCGTCGGCGAGATAGCCGACGCGCTGTGGTACCCGCTGTGGGACGCGAGGGTCGGTCTGGATCATTCGGTGCGGACTCCCGGCGAAGCGCTGAAAGTGGCTTCGGAGGATCTGCGCACGGCGCTCGGCCTGATCGACGCCCGGCACCTCGCCGGTGACGCCGAGCTGGCCGAGCGGCTGGCGTCCGCGGCGCGCGACCA includes the following:
- a CDS encoding (2Fe-2S)-binding protein — its product is MTPASLLADASWVRARVDGAAKLYGPAPANVLGTIWWYSLSSVLVAPTLESLAADVLDPSLDAVELDLTPDGRFLGARSLRPLRGPLGPAFAASLGTAITTIASVTSANPRALGAIATDSIANRLLWASAPERAEEIVASIGLGLPRPRYVTVGRTLAVKRVSCCLIYEAGNPKCVSCPRQKPEEREARLRAALG
- a CDS encoding putative RNA methyltransferase; the encoded protein is MTSDRPGNDPLPPRVVRALRCSVCGRPVGLTDRTLRCESGHSFDLARQGYVNLLHARIPAGTADTAPMVEARAAFLSSGAYAPLENELSRVVSGTAGLIVDAGAGPGHYLSRVLDAAPEAAGLALDVSAIALRRAARAHPRLGAAVWNLWEPWPVGDGVASVVLDVFSPRNAAEFHRVLEPGGRLVVAAPLPGHLAELGDLVLSVDERKEERLETALGDHFARVSRADVVHTAPFTAQQVHDVVAMGPAGFHLDRDDRRSRLLAAEGRDVTLAVGVSVWRRKDA
- a CDS encoding ammonium transporter, with protein sequence MLNAGDTAWVLAGAALVMLMTPGLAFFYGGMVRAKSVLNMLMMNFIALAVVGVLWVLCGFSMSFGNDAFGGLVGNFDFAGLTGAVGKLAGLASSGPPAVPWPGPDALPVLAFAMFQLMFAIITPALISGAIADRAKFWGWTLFVVIWVVVVYFPVAHWVFSFDGFMGPNAAGGWIANKLKALDFAGGTAVHINAGAAGLALAIVLGKRKGWPKDTGRPHNVPFVLLGASLLWFGWYGFNAGSALAANDLAAVAFTNTTVATAAAVLGWLVVEQLKFGKPTTLGAASGAVAGLVAITPACGFVSPLGAIAIGLIAGLLCALAVSLKFRFGFDDSLDVVGVHLVGGLVGTLLIGFFATTSVNSAGADGLFYGGGFTQLGRQAIAALAVLAYSFILTLIIGFIIKKAGGFRVSTEDEVSGIDEAQHAESAYDFSGMGGGFGAGSGIPAKTATGNAATKLEETKA
- a CDS encoding P-II family nitrogen regulator, giving the protein MKLITAIVKPFTLDDVRSSLEQLGVLGMTVTEVQGYGRQKGHTEVYRGAEYSVDFVAKIKVEVVTDDAGVEKVLDAITTAAHTGKIGDGKVWVTPVETVIRVRTGERGTDAL